The Parambassis ranga chromosome 1, fParRan2.1, whole genome shotgun sequence genome includes a region encoding these proteins:
- the LOC114441109 gene encoding GTPase IMAP family member 7-like, with amino-acid sequence MWLSKPWILLVLVTLCVPPAHLQHRHKGSADMKEFRLILVGKTGSGKSASGNTILDRPTAFEAGTSPESVTEDCQKQEAHIGDRKIVVIDTPGLFDTKKTEKHVKVNIEQCVNESVPGPHAFLLVISLKSRFTQEERNTVKWIQDNFGEDASLYTIVLFTHADLLEGKSVKEYLSESEHLRRLINQCGGRYHSLINKPRSKRFQVRELLDKIEQMVEENGGGHYTNEMYQEAQRKLEEERERQRKEEELKRKEEEERIREEERKLNWCKMMALASAGVVGAGMFFASHPLMALGAAIGVTQGYNCTDMFF; translated from the exons ATGTGGCTGAGTAAACCTTGGATCTTGCTTGTGCTGGTCACATTGTGTGTGCCACCCGCTCACTTGCAACATCGACACAAAG GCTCTGCAGATATGAAAGAGTTCAGACTCATTCTTGTGGGAAAGACTGGATCAGGCAAGAGTGCTTCTGGAAACACTATCTTGGACCGTCCAACTGCTTTTGAAGCAGGCACGTCACCAGAGTCTGTGACTGAAGACTGTCAGAAACAAGAGGCTCACATTGGTGACAGGAAAATTGTGGTGATTGACACTCCAGGTCTGTTTGAcaccaaaaaaacagaaaaacatgtgaaaGTAAACATTGAACAGTGTGTTAATGAGTCAGTGCCTGGACCTCATGCTTTCCTGTTAGTGATCAGCCTGAAGTCTAGATTCACACAGGAGGAGCGGAACACTGTCAAATGGATCCAGGATAACTTTGGCGAAGATGCTTCCTTATACACCATAGTCCTGTTCACACATGCTGACCTACTGGAGGGTAAATCTGTGAAAGAATACCTGTCAGAGAGCGAACACCTACGGAGACTGATCAACCAGTGTGGAGGAAGATATCATTCACTCATCAACAAACCCAGATCAAAGAGATTCCAGGTCAGAGAACTTCTAGATAAGATAGAGCAAATGGTGGAAGAGAATGGAGGAGGTCACTACACTAATGAGATGTaccaggaagcacagaggaaacttgaggaggagagggaaaggcagaggaaagaggaggagttgaaaaggaaggaggaggaggagagaatcagagaggaggagagaaaacttAATTGGTGTAAAATGATGGCATTGGCTTCTGCAGGAGTTGTTGGTGCAGGAATGTTTTTTGCCTCACATCCTTTAATGGCTTTAGGTGCAGCAATTGGAGTCACTCAGGGCTATAATTGCACAGATATGTTCTTCTAG
- the LOC114448425 gene encoding GTPase IMAP family member 7-like, which produces MFPSQPLRAISKLSNKKHGIILITCFINLSITLKELRLLLVGKTGSGKSASGNIILGNPTAFKVDMSPESVTEGCQKQEAQIGGRNIVVIDSPGLFDTQKTTDEIQEQIEQCIYDSVPGPHAFLLVISLKSRFTQEEQETVKWIRDNFGEDASLYTVVLFTHAGLLKSKSVEQFLSESRPLQRLINGCGGRYHSFKDYNSGRTQVTELIDKIEKMVKFNGGGHYTNEMYEEAQWKHNYWRHIYRKAYRWVKRRYDYTIGMMTDKQVKKRQSRFMTEL; this is translated from the exons ATGTTTCCCTCACAGCCTCTGAGGGCCATTTCCAAA ctatcaaacaaaaaacatggcatAATACTAATCACTTGTTTTATCAATCTCTCTATAACCTTGAAAGAGCTGAGACTTCTTCTGGTTGGAAAAACCGGATCAGGAAAAAGTGCCTCTGGAAACATCATCCTGGGGAATCCAACTGCCTTTAAAGTGGACATGTCACCAGAATCTGTGACTGAAGGCTGTCAGAAGCAGGAGGCTCAAATTGGTGGCAGGAACATTGTTGTGATCGACTCTCCGGGTCTGTttgacacacagaaaacaacagatgAAATTCAAGAACAAATCGAACAGTGCATTTATGACTCAGTGCCTGGACCTCATGCGTTCCTGTTAGTGATCAGCCTGAAGTCTAGATTCacacaggaggagcaggagactGTCAAATGGATCCGGGATAACTTTGGTGAAGATGCTTCCTTATACACCGTCGTCTTGTTTACACACGCTGGCCTACTGAAAAGTAAATCTGTGGAACAGTTCCTTTCAGAGAGCAGGCCCTTACAGAGACTGATAAACGGATGTGGAGGAAGATATCATTCATTCAAAGATTACAACTCAGGCAGAACACAGGTCACAGAACTTATAgacaaaatagaaaaaatgGTCAAATTTAATGGAGGAGGTCACTACACTAATGAGATGTACGAGGAAGCCCAGTGGAAGCATAATTACTGGCGTCACATTTATAGGAAAGCTTATCGATGGGTTAAACGGCGCTATGATTATACCATTGGTATGATGACAGATAAACAAGTGAAAAAACGTCAAAGCAGATTCATGACTGaattataa